Proteins co-encoded in one Erinaceus europaeus chromosome 2, mEriEur2.1, whole genome shotgun sequence genomic window:
- the NEUROG2 gene encoding neurogenin-2: protein MFVPAAPPAPPKEPPALALLGPASPAAARGPRASSADAADQEGGPGARGARGAGFELRRRPPRARAGTRGARSAESAQRLRRSRRLKANRRERHRMHTLNAALDALRAVLPSLPEDARLTKIETLRFAHNYIWALSETLRLAGHCGRGGSLHPDPGPGPAPSPAPSPAPSGSACASASPYSCTFSPASPAGSDLDCWPPPVPPLPAAGGCI, encoded by the coding sequence ATGTTCGTGCCCGCTGCGCCCCCTGCGCCCCCGAAGGAGCCTCCCGCACTGGCGCTGCTGGGCCCGGCCTCCCCCGCCGCCGCCCGGGGCCCGCGAGCCTCCAGCGCCGACGCCGCCGACCAGGAGGGGGGCCCGGgcgcgcggggggcgcggggcgcggggttCGAGCTGCGGCGGCGTCCCCCCAGGGCTCGGGCCGGGACCCGCGGTGCCAGGTCGGCGGAGAGCGCGCAGCGGCTGCGGAGGAGCCGGCGACTCAAGGCCAACCGGCGGGAGCGGCACCGCATGCACACGCTCAACGCGGCGCTGGACGCGCTGCGGGCGGTGCTGCCCAGCCTGCCCGAGGACGCGCGCCTCACCAAGATCGAGACGCTGCGCTTCGCCCACAACTACATCTGGGCGCTCAGCGAGACTCTGCGCCTGGCGGGACACTGCGGCCGCGGGGGGTCGCTGCACCCCGACCCCGGGCCCGGCCCCGCGCCCAGCCCCGCGCCCAGCCCCGCGCCTTCGGGCTCCGCCTGCGCCTCCGCCTCGCCCTACAGCTGCACCTTCTCGCCCGCCAGCCCTGCCGGCTCCGACCTGGACTGCTGGCCGCCCCCCGTGCCCCCGCTGCCCGCGGCGGGGGGCTGCATCTAG